The Centroberyx gerrardi isolate f3 chromosome 19, fCenGer3.hap1.cur.20231027, whole genome shotgun sequence genome has a segment encoding these proteins:
- the c19h6orf136 gene encoding uncharacterized protein C6orf136 homolog has protein sequence MAVSRGGIAFWVGCVRSHGRRQPIKKRHWSLDQIADWQWIGQTRPLSSASWALVPPNGLRYQNVKQPALSHPFHHASQPQRASCFEEEWEDSVSVCVLVRPGESDSQRTLVEIPLFGQTKIGELLAPGANKPMEFLFPLTTVDGSREDDISVGTKADSLERKDADAAKREHGCFRSLFEAEGCPAPFMYGSHFYCFHCPGTEPASGCGVKSRHVIGLESKPSELSLLLPASLCSHAETAEGDHNERESEGEEKLALMYERLRIELPSFFLKSHDYTMYSDDVEFINGLLNTKTRGRLLYQLTLSLWRLLCFCYYAEARLEVLKLTKHMEDGTIKARWRIKGLPFHTLMLRFYRKDKSHLYRSYDAFSTFYIGHDGLIHCHKVEKVMQAQPPVLPRVTSLLAGALVALGVQEHRPALNLLPLLLSSLRQGRN, from the exons ATGGCTGTGAGCAGAGGGGGCATCGCCTTCTGGGTGGGATGTGTCAGGAGCCATGGCAGAAGGCAACCCATCAAGAAGCGGCACTGGAGTCTCGACCAG ATAGCGGACTGGCAGTGGATTGGTCAGACTCGACCGCTGAGCAGTGCATCATGGGCCCTCGTACCCCCCAACGGCCTGAGATATCAAAACGTTAAGCAGCCGGCCCTCTCTCACCCGTTTCACCATGCCAGCCAGCCGCAGAGAGCCAGCTGCTtcgaggaggagtgggaggactCGGTCAGCGTGTGCGTGCTGGTGCGACCGGGGGAGTCGGACAGCCAGCGCACCCTGGTGGAGATCCCCCTGTTTGGCCAGACTAAAATAGGAGAGCTCCTCGCTCCGGGGGCAAACAAGCCTATGGAGTTTCTCTTCCCCTTGACTACTGTGGACGGAAGCAGAGAGGACGACATTAGCGTCGGGACGAAAGCCGACAGTTTGGAGAGAAAGGATGCCGATGCTGCAAAGAGAGAACATGGGTGTTTCAGAAGcctttttgaagcagaaggTTGTCCGGCACCGTTCATGTACGGTtctcatttttattgttttcactgCCCGGGCACGGAGCCTGCGTCTGGCTGTGGGGTGAAATCTAGGCACGTTATCGGACTTGAGAGCAAGCCTTCGGAGCTGTCTCTGTtgctgcctgcctctctgtgtaGCCACGCAGAGACAGCAGAGGGGGATCATAACGAAAGGGAGagcgaaggagaggagaaactggCCTTGATGTATGAAAGGCTAAGAATAGAG CTTCCGAGTTTCTTTTTGAAGAGCCACGATTACACCATGTACTCAGATGATGTGGAATTCATCAACGGGCTTTTAAATACCAAGACCAG AGGCCGTCTGCTGTACCAGCTAACCCTCTCCCTGTGGCGGCTACTGTGCTTCTGTTACTATGCAGAGGCTCGGCTGGAGGTACTGAAGCTGACCAAGCATATGGAGGATGGGACCATTAAGGCTCGCTGGAGGATCAAGGGCCTTCCCTTCCACACTTTGATGCTGCGCTTTTACCGCAAGGACAAATCTCACCTCTATAG GTCATATGACGCATTCTCTACTTTTTACATCGGGCATGACGGACTCATTCACTGTCATAAAGTTGAGAAG GTGATGCAGGCTCAGCCCCCCGTCCTGCCCAGGGTGACTTCACTCCTAGCGGGTGCTCTGGTGGCACTGGGGGTGCAGGAACACCGACCTGCCCTCAATctgctgcccctcctcctgtcttccctcCGACAGGGCAGAAACTGA
- the bag6l gene encoding large proline-rich protein BAG6 isoform X2, producing MAEAGTMIEVTVKTLDSQSRSYKVRGELTVKEFKEHIASSVEIPVDKQRLIYQGRVLQDDRTLTEYNVDSKVIHLVERAPPQTTMSGSGGGGVSSGGAEGGPSTSHTSTASQGAPHDRNGNSYVMLGTFNLPVNIMDPQQIQMSVQQMMAGVGEAGRNARVSTSTGSNGSVDVQINMDQSLQSEPRMRLQLAENLLRDMRSLIHRLEGPSSDSSSQLEPEASQSSPPMPSSSSAAGAAASQPMDTSPPPAPSSSTSSTQTEGPPHSGPNHPSPAEFVEVLSEVRRVEERLRPFIERTHSILGAATSADYNNNTQEREEDQRVLNLVGDALRLLGNTLVVLGDLRCNLATSPPRHLYVVRPMAHYNPPVLLQAGLPHMPIPINLGTTVTMTSNGRPAAEGQAQPSQAPGQSDQQGQGQAPPLQPNGTNQQQGQGGPRVIRITHQTMEPVVMMQMNIDGESASGPQAPGQPNAAGPGQPGATPVHIPGLPPEFMQAIVHQISHQAAAMAAAASAGHAGQMPAGPGSTPGAEGAVPPQPPHPAQARVVITRPSFSPRIPQPVGTRGTTINLRATVPPTAGQQPGQGTPLVPSPLTQMISGLVGQLLMPGQPSDPTSTSSSTHSHSHSFSFSTSSSSDSSFSTTPPPPPSANTSGQTSTHTTSTTSVGQPPEGVPEGNLAQLLGSLLGGAAGPGGPGSGAAPSITVTVPGVPGFFQGMSDFTPAGGGGDSLSPELFTGIVQGVLSTMMGSLGAQQGNGESIAQFIQRLSQTSNLFTPGSGDAVGFFGDLLSLVCQSFSMVDMVLLLHGNAQPLSRIQPQLTEFFTEHYLQGREPTDVNIATAAEDLINGLEEYIAESFATVTVREGVDIVQTNMSFLRQQFTRMASHILRCNDHTFGPRLLLLCTQGLFECLALNLYCLGGEQRALTAVINHRIRRMSAEVNPSLVNWLTSMMSMRLHVILEHNPVTEDQIQHYVIYTRSESSQRTEAEAEQQSESQNVEMEESLSPAAATTAEEAMASSGDGGEMGASPGETTPSRRASSGETQGPGAPTGREETAPEVEPWAAAVPPEWVPIIRHDMLSQRKIKAQPPLSDAYLHGMPAKRRKTTQCEGPHLSLSDAVSRAARAAGVRPVTAPNSLQGELERPELQDAYTEQVKSDIKERVRDDPDYNSQRFPNTHRAFSIEDS from the exons CTGACAGTGAAGGAGTTCAAGGAGCACATAGCCTCATCTGTGGAGATCCCAGTGGACAAGCAGAGGCTGATCTACCAGGGCAGAGTGCTGCAGGATGACAGAACGCTGACAGAGTACA ATGTGGACAGCAAGGTGATCCACCTGGTGGAGAGAGCCCCGCCCCAGACCACCATGTCCGGCTCGGGGGGTGGAGGAGTGTCCAGCGGGGGGGCAGAGGGTGGACCCAGCACCAGCCACACCTCCACCGCCTCCCAGGGGGCACCGCACGACCGCAACGGAAACAGCTACGTGATGCTGGGGACCTTCAACCTCCCTGTCAACATTATGGATCCTCAGCAGATACAG ATGTCAGTTCAGCAGATGATGGCTGGAGTCGGTGAAGCAGGAAGGAATGCCAGGGTCAGCACCAGCACTGGG AGCAATGGCTCGGTGGATGTGCAAATCAACATGGACCAATCCCTGCAGAGCGAGCCCAGGATGAGGCTGCAGTTGGCTGAGAACTTGCTGAGAGATATGCGGTCTTTGATCCATAGGCTGGAG GGTCCATCCAGTGACAGCAGCTCTCAGTTGGAGCCAGAGGCGTCTCAGTCCTCTCCCCCCATgccatcttcctcctccgctgcaggagctgcagcaTCACAGCCCATGGACACCagccctcctcctgctccttcctcttccacctcctccacccaaACTGAGGGACCACCCCACTCTGGTCCAAA TCACCCAAGCCCAGCGGAGTTTGTAGAAGTTCTCTCTGAGgtgaggagggtggaggagaggttgCGTCCCTTCATAGAGAGAACCCATTCCATCCTGGGTGCAGCCACCTCAGCAGACTACAACAACAAT acccaggagagggaggaggaccagCGTGTCCTCAACCTGGTCGGAGATGCCCTGCGTCTCCTTGGCAACACCTTAGTCGTCCTTGGTGACCTGCGCTGTAACCTGGCGACCTCTCCTCCCCGTCACCTCTACGTGGTTCGCCCCATGGCCCACTACAACCCCCCCGTCCTACTGCAGGCTGGGCTGCCGCACATGCCCATTCCA ATAAACCTAGGGACCACAGTGACCATGACATCTAATGGGAGACCAGCAGCCGAAGGGCAAGCCCAGCCCTCCCAGGCCCCCGGCCAATCGGATCAACAGGGTCAGGGCCAGGCACCGCCCCTTCAGCCAAACGGAACCAATCAGCAGCAGGGGCAGGGAGGGCCGCGGGTGATCAGAATCACCCACCAAACCATGGAGCCTGTGGTCATGATGCAGATGAACATCGACG GTGAATCAGCCAGTGGGCCTCAGGCTCCAGGACAGCCAAATGCTGCAGGTCCTGGACAGCCTG GAGCCACACCCGTCCACATCCCAGGGCTTCCTCCTGAGTTCATGCAGGCCATCGTCCACCAGATCTCCCACCAAGCCGCCGCCATGGCTGCCGCAGCCTCCGCTGGACACGCGGGCCAAATGCCGGCTGGCCCCGGCTCTACACCTGGCGCCGAGGGAGCCGTCCCCCCACAGCCCCCCCACCCTGCTCAGGCTAGGGTGGTCATCACCCGACCTTCCTTCTCCCCCCGCATCCCTCAGCCCGTAGGAACCAGGGGGACCACCATCAACCTGAGGGCGACAGTGCCGCCTACAGCAGGGCAGCAGCCGGGACAG GGAACACCGCTGGTTCCTTCCCCTCTCACCCAGATGATCAGTGGTCTGGTTGGACAGCTGCTGATGCCAGGGCAGCCAA GTGATCCAACATCCACCTCCTCTTCAACCCATTCCCACtcccactccttctccttctctacctcttcttcgtCCGACTCCTCCTTTTCCACCacgcctcctccccctccctccgccaACACCTCCGGACAGACGTCCACCCACACCACCAGTACTACCTCCGTGGGCCAGCCACCGGAGGGGGTTCCTGAAGGAAATTTAGCCCAGCTCCTGGGCTCTCTGCTGGGAGGAGCGGCGGGGCCGGGCGGCCCTGGCTCTGGAGCGGCACCGTCCATCACTGTGACAGTGCCTGGGGTGCCAGGCTTCTTCCAGGGCATGTCAGACTTCACACCG gCCGGCGGCGGCGGAGACTCTCTGAGCCCGGAGCTGTTCACCGGCATCGTCCAGGGAGTGCTGTCCACCATGATGGGCTCTTTGGGGGCACAGCAGGGCAATGGAGAGAGCATCGCCCAGTTcattcagaggctttcccagaCCAGCAATCTGTTTACTCCAGGGTCCGGTGACGCTGTGG GTTTCTTTGGTGACCTGCTGTCCCTGGTGTGTCAGAGCTTCTCCATGGTGGACATGGTGCTGTTACTTCATGGGAACGCCCAGCCGCTGAGCCGCATCCAGCCCCAGCTCACCGAATTCTTCACTGAGCACTACCTCCAGGGCCGCGAGCCGACCGACGTTAACATAGCT ACAGCGGCTGAGGACCTCATCAACGGTCTGGAGGAGTACATAGCCGAGAGCTTT GCCACAGTGACCGTAAGAGAGGGAGTGGACATCGTTCAGACCAACATGTCCTTCCTCAGACAGCAGTTCACGCGAATGGCCTCGCATATCCTGCGCTGCAATG ATCACACCTTTGGCCcccgtctgctgctgctgtgcaccCAGGGCCTGTTTGAGTGTCTGGCCCTCAACCTCTACTGCCTCGGGGGGGAGCAGAGAGCCCTGACCGCAGTCATCAACCACCGGATT AGGAGGATGTCTGCAGAAGTCAACCCCAGTCTGGTGAACTGGTTGACCAGCATGATGTCTATGAGGCTCCACGTCATACTGGAGCACAACCCAGTTACAGAGGACCAGATCCAGCACTATGTCATCTATACACGG agcGAGTCCAGCCAGAGGACAGAGGCTGAGGCTGAGCAGCAGTCAGAAAGTCAGAATGTGGAG aTGGAGGAGAGTTTGTCTCCAGCTGCGGCCACCACGGCGGAGGAGGCCATGGCGTCGTCGGGCGATGGCGGCGAGATGGGGGCGTCGCCCGGAGAGACCACGCCCTCCCGCAGGGCGTCGTCAGGGGAGACCCAGGGCCCCGGGGCCCCGACGGGACGGGAGGAGACGGCGCCGGAGGTGGAGCCTTGGGCTGCTGCTGTACCGCCT GAGTGGGTGCCCATCATCAGGCATGACATGCTGTCTCAGAGGAAGATCAAAGCCCAGCCGCCGCTGTCTGATGCCTACCTGCACGGGATGCCCGCCAAGAGGAGGAAG ACCACCCAGTGTGAAGGACCCCACCTCTCCCTGTCAGACGCAGTGAGTCGAGCCGCCCGCGCCGCAGGAGTCCGGCCCGTCACCGCTCCCAACAGCCTGCAGGGGGAGCTAGAGAGGCCGGAACTGCAGGACGCATACACAGAACAA GTAAAGAGTGACAtcaaggagagagtgagagacgaTCCGGACTACAACTCGCAACGTTTCCCCAACACACACCGGGCTTTCTCCATAGAGGACTCCTAA
- the bag6l gene encoding large proline-rich protein BAG6 isoform X1 codes for MAEAGTMIEVTVKTLDSQSRSYKVRGELTVKEFKEHIASSVEIPVDKQRLIYQGRVLQDDRTLTEYNVDSKVIHLVERAPPQTTMSGSGGGGVSSGGAEGGPSTSHTSTASQGAPHDRNGNSYVMLGTFNLPVNIMDPQQIQMSVQQMMAGVGEAGRNARVSTSTGSNGSVDVQINMDQSLQSEPRMRLQLAENLLRDMRSLIHRLEGPSSDSSSQLEPEASQSSPPMPSSSSAAGAAASQPMDTSPPPAPSSSTSSTQTEGPPHSGPNHPSPAEFVEVLSEVRRVEERLRPFIERTHSILGAATSADYNNNTQEREEDQRVLNLVGDALRLLGNTLVVLGDLRCNLATSPPRHLYVVRPMAHYNPPVLLQAGLPHMPIPINLGTTVTMTSNGRPAAEGQAQPSQAPGQSDQQGQGQAPPLQPNGTNQQQGQGGPRVIRITHQTMEPVVMMQMNIDGESASGPQAPGQPNAAGPGQPGATPVHIPGLPPEFMQAIVHQISHQAAAMAAAASAGHAGQMPAGPGSTPGAEGAVPPQPPHPAQARVVITRPSFSPRIPQPVGTRGTTINLRATVPPTAGQQPGQGTPLVPSPLTQMISGLVGQLLMPGQPSDPTSTSSSTHSHSHSFSFSTSSSSDSSFSTTPPPPPSANTSGQTSTHTTSTTSVGQPPEGVPEGNLAQLLGSLLGGAAGPGGPGSGAAPSITVTVPGVPGFFQGMSDFTPQPPTAPGTSIPPQTTGPPPPQAGGGGDSLSPELFTGIVQGVLSTMMGSLGAQQGNGESIAQFIQRLSQTSNLFTPGSGDAVGFFGDLLSLVCQSFSMVDMVLLLHGNAQPLSRIQPQLTEFFTEHYLQGREPTDVNIATAAEDLINGLEEYIAESFATVTVREGVDIVQTNMSFLRQQFTRMASHILRCNDHTFGPRLLLLCTQGLFECLALNLYCLGGEQRALTAVINHRIRRMSAEVNPSLVNWLTSMMSMRLHVILEHNPVTEDQIQHYVIYTRSESSQRTEAEAEQQSESQNVEMEESLSPAAATTAEEAMASSGDGGEMGASPGETTPSRRASSGETQGPGAPTGREETAPEVEPWAAAVPPEWVPIIRHDMLSQRKIKAQPPLSDAYLHGMPAKRRKTTQCEGPHLSLSDAVSRAARAAGVRPVTAPNSLQGELERPELQDAYTEQVKSDIKERVRDDPDYNSQRFPNTHRAFSIEDS; via the exons CTGACAGTGAAGGAGTTCAAGGAGCACATAGCCTCATCTGTGGAGATCCCAGTGGACAAGCAGAGGCTGATCTACCAGGGCAGAGTGCTGCAGGATGACAGAACGCTGACAGAGTACA ATGTGGACAGCAAGGTGATCCACCTGGTGGAGAGAGCCCCGCCCCAGACCACCATGTCCGGCTCGGGGGGTGGAGGAGTGTCCAGCGGGGGGGCAGAGGGTGGACCCAGCACCAGCCACACCTCCACCGCCTCCCAGGGGGCACCGCACGACCGCAACGGAAACAGCTACGTGATGCTGGGGACCTTCAACCTCCCTGTCAACATTATGGATCCTCAGCAGATACAG ATGTCAGTTCAGCAGATGATGGCTGGAGTCGGTGAAGCAGGAAGGAATGCCAGGGTCAGCACCAGCACTGGG AGCAATGGCTCGGTGGATGTGCAAATCAACATGGACCAATCCCTGCAGAGCGAGCCCAGGATGAGGCTGCAGTTGGCTGAGAACTTGCTGAGAGATATGCGGTCTTTGATCCATAGGCTGGAG GGTCCATCCAGTGACAGCAGCTCTCAGTTGGAGCCAGAGGCGTCTCAGTCCTCTCCCCCCATgccatcttcctcctccgctgcaggagctgcagcaTCACAGCCCATGGACACCagccctcctcctgctccttcctcttccacctcctccacccaaACTGAGGGACCACCCCACTCTGGTCCAAA TCACCCAAGCCCAGCGGAGTTTGTAGAAGTTCTCTCTGAGgtgaggagggtggaggagaggttgCGTCCCTTCATAGAGAGAACCCATTCCATCCTGGGTGCAGCCACCTCAGCAGACTACAACAACAAT acccaggagagggaggaggaccagCGTGTCCTCAACCTGGTCGGAGATGCCCTGCGTCTCCTTGGCAACACCTTAGTCGTCCTTGGTGACCTGCGCTGTAACCTGGCGACCTCTCCTCCCCGTCACCTCTACGTGGTTCGCCCCATGGCCCACTACAACCCCCCCGTCCTACTGCAGGCTGGGCTGCCGCACATGCCCATTCCA ATAAACCTAGGGACCACAGTGACCATGACATCTAATGGGAGACCAGCAGCCGAAGGGCAAGCCCAGCCCTCCCAGGCCCCCGGCCAATCGGATCAACAGGGTCAGGGCCAGGCACCGCCCCTTCAGCCAAACGGAACCAATCAGCAGCAGGGGCAGGGAGGGCCGCGGGTGATCAGAATCACCCACCAAACCATGGAGCCTGTGGTCATGATGCAGATGAACATCGACG GTGAATCAGCCAGTGGGCCTCAGGCTCCAGGACAGCCAAATGCTGCAGGTCCTGGACAGCCTG GAGCCACACCCGTCCACATCCCAGGGCTTCCTCCTGAGTTCATGCAGGCCATCGTCCACCAGATCTCCCACCAAGCCGCCGCCATGGCTGCCGCAGCCTCCGCTGGACACGCGGGCCAAATGCCGGCTGGCCCCGGCTCTACACCTGGCGCCGAGGGAGCCGTCCCCCCACAGCCCCCCCACCCTGCTCAGGCTAGGGTGGTCATCACCCGACCTTCCTTCTCCCCCCGCATCCCTCAGCCCGTAGGAACCAGGGGGACCACCATCAACCTGAGGGCGACAGTGCCGCCTACAGCAGGGCAGCAGCCGGGACAG GGAACACCGCTGGTTCCTTCCCCTCTCACCCAGATGATCAGTGGTCTGGTTGGACAGCTGCTGATGCCAGGGCAGCCAA GTGATCCAACATCCACCTCCTCTTCAACCCATTCCCACtcccactccttctccttctctacctcttcttcgtCCGACTCCTCCTTTTCCACCacgcctcctccccctccctccgccaACACCTCCGGACAGACGTCCACCCACACCACCAGTACTACCTCCGTGGGCCAGCCACCGGAGGGGGTTCCTGAAGGAAATTTAGCCCAGCTCCTGGGCTCTCTGCTGGGAGGAGCGGCGGGGCCGGGCGGCCCTGGCTCTGGAGCGGCACCGTCCATCACTGTGACAGTGCCTGGGGTGCCAGGCTTCTTCCAGGGCATGTCAGACTTCACACCG CAACCTCCCACCGCCCCTGGTACTTCGATCCCCCCTCAAACCACTggccctccccctcctcaggCCGGCGGCGGCGGAGACTCTCTGAGCCCGGAGCTGTTCACCGGCATCGTCCAGGGAGTGCTGTCCACCATGATGGGCTCTTTGGGGGCACAGCAGGGCAATGGAGAGAGCATCGCCCAGTTcattcagaggctttcccagaCCAGCAATCTGTTTACTCCAGGGTCCGGTGACGCTGTGG GTTTCTTTGGTGACCTGCTGTCCCTGGTGTGTCAGAGCTTCTCCATGGTGGACATGGTGCTGTTACTTCATGGGAACGCCCAGCCGCTGAGCCGCATCCAGCCCCAGCTCACCGAATTCTTCACTGAGCACTACCTCCAGGGCCGCGAGCCGACCGACGTTAACATAGCT ACAGCGGCTGAGGACCTCATCAACGGTCTGGAGGAGTACATAGCCGAGAGCTTT GCCACAGTGACCGTAAGAGAGGGAGTGGACATCGTTCAGACCAACATGTCCTTCCTCAGACAGCAGTTCACGCGAATGGCCTCGCATATCCTGCGCTGCAATG ATCACACCTTTGGCCcccgtctgctgctgctgtgcaccCAGGGCCTGTTTGAGTGTCTGGCCCTCAACCTCTACTGCCTCGGGGGGGAGCAGAGAGCCCTGACCGCAGTCATCAACCACCGGATT AGGAGGATGTCTGCAGAAGTCAACCCCAGTCTGGTGAACTGGTTGACCAGCATGATGTCTATGAGGCTCCACGTCATACTGGAGCACAACCCAGTTACAGAGGACCAGATCCAGCACTATGTCATCTATACACGG agcGAGTCCAGCCAGAGGACAGAGGCTGAGGCTGAGCAGCAGTCAGAAAGTCAGAATGTGGAG aTGGAGGAGAGTTTGTCTCCAGCTGCGGCCACCACGGCGGAGGAGGCCATGGCGTCGTCGGGCGATGGCGGCGAGATGGGGGCGTCGCCCGGAGAGACCACGCCCTCCCGCAGGGCGTCGTCAGGGGAGACCCAGGGCCCCGGGGCCCCGACGGGACGGGAGGAGACGGCGCCGGAGGTGGAGCCTTGGGCTGCTGCTGTACCGCCT GAGTGGGTGCCCATCATCAGGCATGACATGCTGTCTCAGAGGAAGATCAAAGCCCAGCCGCCGCTGTCTGATGCCTACCTGCACGGGATGCCCGCCAAGAGGAGGAAG ACCACCCAGTGTGAAGGACCCCACCTCTCCCTGTCAGACGCAGTGAGTCGAGCCGCCCGCGCCGCAGGAGTCCGGCCCGTCACCGCTCCCAACAGCCTGCAGGGGGAGCTAGAGAGGCCGGAACTGCAGGACGCATACACAGAACAA GTAAAGAGTGACAtcaaggagagagtgagagacgaTCCGGACTACAACTCGCAACGTTTCCCCAACACACACCGGGCTTTCTCCATAGAGGACTCCTAA